Proteins from a single region of Haloplanus sp. GDY1:
- a CDS encoding methytransferase partner Trm112, whose amino-acid sequence MKESLMEILCDPLDKSDLELEVDERDGEEIIEGRLIGTVTGEVYPIEDGIPNLLPPDMRDD is encoded by the coding sequence ATGAAGGAATCCCTGATGGAGATCCTCTGTGACCCCCTCGACAAGAGCGATCTCGAACTCGAAGTTGACGAGCGCGACGGCGAGGAGATCATCGAGGGCCGCCTGATCGGGACCGTCACGGGCGAGGTGTACCCCATCGAGGACGGCATCCCGAACCTGCTGCCGCCGGACATGCGCGACGACTAG
- a CDS encoding SRPBCC family protein has product METVSVSRTIAAPESTLRDAITDVEPFMRTAGFDEVVVEGDEIRLTNRVGIAELQLTLGLLDLDDAVLAYEQREGMFESMRTVYRLEDAGEAGVRVTATTDFALDVSLVGDLLDATVVARQRRRELDAQFDSLESLEE; this is encoded by the coding sequence ATGGAGACAGTATCCGTCTCGCGGACGATCGCGGCCCCGGAGTCGACGCTCCGTGACGCCATCACGGACGTCGAACCGTTCATGCGCACCGCGGGCTTCGACGAGGTGGTCGTCGAGGGCGACGAGATCCGCCTCACCAACCGGGTCGGCATCGCCGAACTCCAGTTGACCCTCGGACTGCTCGACCTCGACGACGCCGTCCTCGCCTACGAACAGCGCGAGGGCATGTTCGAGTCGATGCGCACCGTCTATCGCCTGGAGGACGCTGGCGAGGCGGGCGTCCGGGTGACGGCGACGACCGACTTCGCGCTCGACGTGTCGCTGGTCGGCGACCTGCTCGACGCGACGGTCGTCGCCCGGCAGCGACGCCGCGAACTCGACGCCCAGTTCGACTCCCTCGAATCGCTCGAGGAGTGA
- a CDS encoding DUF2249 domain-containing protein — protein sequence MSGVESLLTETDAPPTGSPEVLDVRDLPPPEPLKLTLETLAEADDDTVVVQVSDRVPQHLFPRLDDRGFAYDTVERDDRVVTAIWTE from the coding sequence ATGTCAGGCGTGGAATCGCTGCTGACCGAGACGGACGCCCCGCCAACCGGCAGTCCCGAGGTGCTCGACGTGCGCGACCTGCCGCCGCCGGAGCCGCTGAAACTGACGCTGGAGACGCTGGCCGAGGCGGACGACGACACGGTCGTCGTCCAGGTGAGCGACCGGGTGCCACAGCACCTCTTCCCCCGACTCGACGACCGGGGGTTCGCGTACGACACCGTCGAGCGCGACGACCGCGTCGTGACGGCCATCTGGACGGAGTGA
- a CDS encoding TIGR04053 family radical SAM/SPASM domain-containing protein has product MHPNALDTDERPFVLVWELTRACELTCKHCRADAQPERHPDELTTAEGKALLDEARRFGENQLVVLSGGDPLARDDTVELVEYGTDRGLLMTLTPSGTASLTPERVDALADAGARRLAVSVDGGSRAAHDEFRGEPGSYDSTIRAAEAARDAGLPLQINTTVCAETVEELPAIRDLVADLGAVLWSVFFLVPVGRGAVLDSLDPERAERVMEWLVEVDEAADFGIKTTEAPHYRRVALQRRVGVDADGDDPTDAVGRRVGITAGDGFAFVSHVGEVFPSGFLPESVGNVREAGLVERYRNADLFTDLRDPDALRGKCGACEFRGVCGGSRSRAYAETGDPLASDPLCAYVPEGYDGPLPDGHESTSRA; this is encoded by the coding sequence ATGCATCCGAACGCCCTCGACACCGACGAACGGCCGTTCGTCCTCGTGTGGGAGCTCACGCGAGCCTGCGAGCTCACGTGCAAGCACTGCCGGGCGGACGCCCAGCCGGAGCGCCACCCGGACGAACTCACGACCGCCGAGGGGAAGGCGCTGCTCGACGAGGCGCGTCGCTTCGGCGAGAACCAGCTGGTCGTCCTCTCGGGGGGCGACCCCCTCGCCCGCGACGACACCGTCGAACTCGTGGAGTACGGCACCGACAGGGGCCTCCTGATGACGCTCACGCCCAGCGGGACGGCCTCCCTGACGCCGGAGCGGGTCGACGCCCTCGCCGACGCCGGCGCCCGGCGCCTCGCGGTGAGCGTCGACGGCGGGTCGCGCGCCGCCCACGACGAGTTCCGCGGCGAACCGGGGAGCTACGACTCCACGATCCGTGCGGCCGAGGCGGCCCGCGACGCCGGCCTCCCGCTCCAGATCAACACGACCGTCTGCGCCGAGACGGTCGAGGAACTCCCCGCGATCCGGGACCTGGTCGCGGACCTCGGCGCCGTGCTGTGGTCCGTCTTCTTCCTCGTCCCCGTCGGCCGGGGAGCGGTCCTCGACTCCCTCGACCCCGAACGCGCCGAGCGCGTGATGGAGTGGCTGGTCGAGGTGGACGAGGCCGCCGACTTCGGGATCAAGACCACCGAGGCACCGCACTACCGGCGGGTCGCGCTCCAGCGCCGGGTGGGGGTCGACGCCGACGGCGACGACCCGACCGACGCCGTCGGCCGCCGCGTCGGCATCACCGCCGGCGACGGGTTCGCCTTCGTGAGCCACGTCGGCGAGGTGTTCCCCTCCGGCTTCCTCCCCGAATCGGTCGGGAACGTCCGCGAGGCGGGACTCGTGGAGCGCTACCGGAACGCCGACCTGTTCACCGACCTCCGGGATCCCGACGCCCTCCGCGGGAAGTGCGGCGCCTGCGAGTTCCGCGGCGTCTGTGGCGGGAGTCGCTCGCGGGCCTACGCCGAGACGGGCGATCCGCTGGCGAGCGACCCCCTCTGTGCGTACGTCCCCGAGGGATACGACGGTCCGCTTCCCGACGGCCACGAGTCCACGTCACGCGCCTGA
- a CDS encoding CGCGG family rSAM-modified RiPP protein has protein sequence MESTHDDAVHETSWSANLEGPEHAADRDLVVEEALAAVERTAPGNHVNLVTHGDHGHPSGYLYPELRDAFDDVTVEYVDQCGCGGHVTRVNV, from the coding sequence ATGGAGTCAACACACGACGACGCCGTCCACGAGACGTCGTGGTCGGCGAATCTGGAGGGTCCCGAACACGCGGCCGACCGCGACCTCGTGGTGGAGGAGGCGCTGGCGGCCGTCGAGCGGACCGCACCGGGCAACCACGTCAACCTCGTGACCCACGGCGACCACGGCCACCCCTCGGGGTATCTCTACCCCGAACTCCGGGACGCATTCGACGACGTGACCGTCGAGTACGTCGACCAGTGTGGCTGTGGCGGGCACGTCACCCGCGTCAACGTCTGA
- a CDS encoding DUF7524 family protein, whose product MTPVLLVELNRGELHDVEAPAEFATAEPFSVELRNHGEAVHVHVRADDALSAVARIDADGNLFVERETTRSVPVGVSEVDAPVTGTLEIATGYGAESRTVEVTVEPADDGGSVDVDETLSRPAESDSTPDRTPLRRRVAGALPGRRALPVLLLGLLAIGVAAAVANAVDSPLVLLGAGVVVGAVLVALVVLFQ is encoded by the coding sequence GTGACACCGGTGTTGCTCGTCGAGTTGAACCGTGGGGAGCTTCACGACGTCGAAGCCCCGGCCGAGTTCGCCACCGCCGAACCGTTCTCGGTCGAACTCCGCAACCACGGTGAAGCCGTCCACGTCCACGTCCGCGCCGACGACGCGCTGTCGGCAGTCGCACGCATCGACGCCGACGGGAACCTCTTCGTGGAGCGGGAAACCACCCGGTCGGTGCCCGTGGGCGTGAGCGAGGTGGACGCACCGGTGACCGGAACCCTGGAGATCGCCACCGGCTACGGGGCGGAGAGCCGAACCGTCGAGGTGACGGTCGAACCCGCCGACGACGGGGGCTCCGTCGACGTCGACGAGACGCTCTCGCGGCCGGCCGAGTCGGACTCGACCCCGGATCGGACGCCGCTGCGCCGGCGCGTCGCCGGCGCCCTCCCCGGCCGCCGGGCGCTGCCCGTCCTCCTGCTCGGTCTCCTCGCCATCGGCGTCGCGGCGGCCGTCGCGAACGCCGTCGACAGCCCGCTGGTCCTCCTCGGCGCGGGCGTCGTCGTCGGTGCCGTCCTCGTCGCGCTGGTCGTCCTCTTCCAGTGA
- a CDS encoding YqjF family protein, with amino-acid sequence MVPLEMGWRHLLFENWPVDPAVVDAHLPDALTVDTHDGDAWLSAVPFTNVAVRPRGLPARLGLPLPELNLRTYVTRDGDPGVYFFSLDAAGLLGVIGARCFQHLPYYYARISLDAADGTVRFASRRRHPGARPAAYDATYRPTGPGFAAPEDPLARFLVERYRFYTQSPDGALRYADVDHDPWTLHPATATVTRNSLLEANGFARPSSTPTYYYSPGVDVTASRSKRWERGG; translated from the coding sequence ATGGTCCCGCTGGAGATGGGCTGGCGACACCTGCTGTTCGAGAACTGGCCGGTCGACCCCGCCGTCGTCGACGCCCACCTGCCCGACGCGCTGACGGTCGACACGCACGACGGCGACGCGTGGCTCTCGGCCGTCCCCTTCACCAACGTCGCGGTGCGCCCGCGAGGGCTGCCCGCCCGCCTCGGCCTGCCGCTCCCCGAACTCAACCTGCGGACCTACGTCACCCGCGACGGGGACCCCGGCGTCTACTTCTTCAGCCTCGACGCCGCGGGGCTCCTCGGCGTGATCGGCGCGCGCTGCTTCCAGCATCTCCCCTACTACTACGCGCGCATCTCGCTCGACGCCGCGGACGGGACGGTCCGCTTCGCCAGCCGCCGGCGGCATCCGGGCGCCCGCCCGGCGGCGTACGACGCGACCTACCGGCCGACCGGGCCGGGCTTCGCCGCGCCCGAGGACCCCCTCGCTCGCTTCCTCGTCGAGCGGTATCGGTTCTACACGCAGTCGCCCGACGGCGCCCTCCGCTACGCCGACGTCGACCACGACCCGTGGACGCTCCACCCGGCGACGGCCACGGTGACGCGGAACTCGCTGCTCGAAGCCAACGGCTTCGCGCGCCCGTCGTCGACGCCGACCTACTACTACAGCCCCGGGGTCGACGTGACGGCCTCGCGGAGCAAGCGCTGGGAGCGCGGCGGGTGA